In Ahaetulla prasina isolate Xishuangbanna chromosome 5, ASM2864084v1, whole genome shotgun sequence, the following are encoded in one genomic region:
- the NDUFV3 gene encoding NADH dehydrogenase [ubiquinone] flavoprotein 3, mitochondrial, whose translation MAASLVTRYGRIAAFKAVSQQAWGLRSMPSLYLCTKPGDSKKGFPKDKGKVITNCKPDAAVKLTDEDLRKFLAMKTLITFPQKAQFPFERTPVFSSTQGLGKKLTDEEPFSSSSSESDSSSDSEDDDFKEQPHRQKELCRTTDNKPLESDMIKTASQQRSKEIHLKSKNLGIVNAETPKPIEVSSGSQEVSLSETDPRRTQLVPPQNISQNLEQDENITKKMQKTEMQERIFEEPGPEVSKERMPVIKTTLKEEIIPEVEAQIEEQSTPQVAKPSPETAQETYDISTYKNLQHHHYQPFTFVDFDVLLSKFRLPQPSSGRVSPRH comes from the exons GCTGTATCACAGCAAGCATGGGGTCTACGAAGTATGCCTTCTCTTTATCTCTGCACCAAACCAGGTGATTCTAAAAAAGGCTTCCCAAAAG ATAAGGGGAAGGTCATAACTAACTGTAAACCTGATGCAGCTGTAAAATTAACAGATGAAGATCTGAGAAAATTTTTGGCAATGAAAACTTTGATAACGTTTCCTCAGAAGGCACAGTTTCCTTTTGAGAGAACGCCAGTTTTCTCTTCCACACAAGGCTTAGGGAAGAAGTTAACAGATGAAGAGCCATTTTCTTCATCAAGTTCTGAATCAGACTCTAGCTCTGATTCTGAAGATGATGACTTCAAAGAGCAGCCACACAGACAAAAAGAACTCTGCCGGACAACTGACAACAAGCCGTTAGAATCAGATATGATAAAAACTGCTTCACAACAAAGATCTAAAGAAATACATTTAAAGAGCAAGAACTTAGGAATAGTGAATGCAGAGACTCCAAAGCCAATAGAAGTTTCATCTGGAAGCCAGGAAGTATCACTCTCTGAAACGGATCCACGGAGAACTCAGCTGGTACCTCCACAAAATATATCACAAAATCTGGAACAGGATGAAAACAttacaaagaaaatgcaaaaaaCTGAGATGCAAGAGAGAATTTTTGAAGAACCAGGGCCTGAAGTTTCAAAGGAAAGGATGCCAGTGATAAAAACCACCCTGAAGGAGGAGATCATCCCAGAAGTAGAAGCTCAAATTGAAGAACAAAGCACTCCACAGG TGGCCAAGCCATCACCTGAAACTGCTCAAGAAACATATGACATTTCTACCTACAAGAACCTGCAGCACCATCACTATCAACCATTCACTTTTGTGGATTTTGATGTCTTGTTGTCAAAATTCAGGCTGCCTCAGCCATCTTCTGGGAGGGTATCTCCAAGACACTAA